The following coding sequences lie in one Candidatus Rokuibacteriota bacterium genomic window:
- a CDS encoding AbrB/MazE/SpoVT family DNA-binding domain-containing protein, producing the protein MALVRVKDRFQVTLPTVLRQKAGLVVGDLLEATVRGKTITLTPRVVVDRELAKSLAEFKRGRYIGPFRTAKSAVRALRRAAR; encoded by the coding sequence ATGGCCCTCGTTAGAGTCAAGGATCGGTTCCAGGTCACGCTGCCCACGGTGCTGCGCCAGAAGGCCGGCCTGGTGGTGGGTGACCTGCTGGAGGCCACGGTGCGGGGGAAGACCATCACCTTGACCCCCCGGGTTGTCGTGGATCGCGAGCTCGCCAAGAGCCTCGCCGAATTCAAACGAGGGCGGTACATCGGTCCGTTCCGGACCGCCAAGTCGGCGGTGCGGGCGCTCCGACGCGCCGCTCGATGA